ttgaagtttgagaaatctaatggaactgcatcccttcactgtgttatttggtccgtttagtgaatcgttggatagcaaggactcgtcaaaaggctttcagcctttagccgactcaaaaagcgaggctctgccgagcattttatcaattttattcaacgagtttaataaattcaatgtggaaagtcacaaatgtaatattctttttatcacatgttagcttttcctgtcgaaacataaaaattctactttctttaactataaTATAAAcaggtcaatttgaccaacgtctcatatactataaacgacgacgacgtcaaagctttattacactatagTGTATTACCATTTTTAtgcaatggctttattacactcccgcgacgtcaaacatgtgataaaaaacatTTACGTAATACATTGTATCTACTTGCACGCACAAAAATATGCCTTAACTCAAAGAATTTAGTGGTCATTTATTGTTCTTTGAAATATATAGTATACTTGTTAAAAGGAATTAAACAACAAAGGGTTTGAATAGCATGATAACAACCCTAAATGCAGTTGATAGGAGTCGCACACAAAAATTATCTTAAAGGCAAAAACCAGATATAAGAGTAAAGGGTTAGGTTTCAAGAACAATTTCAAACGAGCAAGCAGCCCAACCCTGAACAGCTGTATTACAACTACATGTAAGACTTAGATCTTCATTTGCGAGTGTTGTAAACACTTTAGGGAGCATGCGCGTCCACCGAAGATCTAGTTTTAACACATCGTGAAAAATATAAACGGCATCGTTTTCGTAAAGCTATAATCTAAATGatgtacaaaattataaaaatataaatttcatttctcTTTCGATGCGAACGCTTCCTCTTGCATTATCAACAAAACAACTAGTACAGAACATTCTGCTATCTCTGAACAAGCGACTATATAAAATTGATTCACTTTTCTATTTTCACCATcacaacattttcattgaaataggCTAAAAGCTGTTCATTATAACACAATATTTTGGCAAACAAAATTACCATGTGTATTAACTAAAAAAACAGTGCATACATTATATGTAAGTAAACGGTATTCAATACTTGCATGTGTTTGTTGCTTATTTTGACTTTGTACCCTAACATCTCTCCAAACAATAAAATCGTCCATGTTATCAAATCTAAACTCATTCTCCATTTTTCCACCTGACTATTACTTCAGATTTTGAAACTTCttacataaaaagtaaaacaaaacttaTCATTTCAAAACTAACTTTTTACAGCAAAATTTCCATTTACGTTCACTCTTTGAAAAAACACTCGAATGAGTTTTCATCACAGCCGTCATACGTTTTCATTAAAGGATTGTCCAGGTCCCCTTTGTTGTTATGATCAGCACTGGAATCAGATCCTGACGGCGGGCCCGTATTTTTTACGCATGCGCATCGTGGCTCAGTTTTGCCTGGTTGGAAATATCGTCTGGGTAAACCTGCCCAATCTCTCTTGACGCCTCCACttgaattatgcaaataaaaaaaacaacataaggAAATATATTTAACAGCAGTAAACAAATGAGTGCTGAAATGGGAGTTCGcaaattttactgttattttgacAAGCGAGGACTAAAGGTAATGGTCCTGTAAAGACAATCTGATTTTTATGTTTGATTACATATTTTCCGTACCCGATTTCGGAATTTTCAAGCTGAATATGGCGATTACGTAATCGCACGGAACTTGCTGAGCGCCACTGAACAGGTTAAACTGTTAGGTCACTAAGGTCTTCGTTAAGTTGCGATACTCGCCACTGGTggagtataaacatgaaaaccgtcaaatttcataaagaatgCATTCTAAAAGTGAAAACTTTAGGTACGTGTGACTAAAGGACCCGTTCTTACACGAAACTGCACATAAATGGAAAAGCTAGCATCTATTTGATTTCTTTTGACTGGATCAAAGAAGCACATTTTACTCGAATTACTGACATTATTCCAATTCTTATAACTTCTGTCAGCTGAGGTCAACTTGACTAAACGACACGGCCTCAGTCCTTCGAAAAGTCAAAGTGCTACTTCCGTGTGGAAAAACCTCCGCTGCTCTTCTACCTCTTTACATGCTCAGACTTGGACAGCTATTTTTGACTTGGTGATATAGCTTTATGTTACATATCTAAATGGCTAATACTGAACATCTGCATACATATTCCACCTTTAGGGTACTTCATCTCTGTTGTcttttaaaactgcattttgCTGTGTTCAAATTGGTACTGAATCAAGAATATAGTGTTGGTATCACTGAACGCAtgaatttcgtgttataacatatGCAGAACCCCAAGGGATCGactggtgcccgagcccgtagggcggaGTACCAACATATGCACGAGCGATTCTGACGATGTTATTACATGAAATGAACATCCGCTAGtgttattctagcataaatcgCGCAAAGAAAACTTATACCCTCAATGTCATTATTAAATTCCATAAAATGCACGTTTTCACGTtaacgtcatttccttttgaactaTCCGTTTTGGGACCTAATATGTGTACGATTtgccatggaacgcgcatatatacAAAGGtgtttaacagcacgtgagcgcgagaatccaTCTTTCCTGTTAAAGCACCCCTCATATTTTCGTATTATAAATTTTCCCTCATATGTCCGCGCGTCAAACCTTGTTTATTATGAATACTAGTATACAACTCTTAAACGCCGTCTTTGATTAACTGACAGACGAACATGTTAAAATAGTAACAAAACAGTTTGTTACCTCATTGTTGAACACCATGTCCTACGACCCCATCCTTGTTTATATTCGAAGTTACAAGTTGGGAACCGTTTCTTGTCATCCTCATCAGATAACTTGGCTCTTTTTGCTTCTTGCAGTTTCAAATTGAACTGTTTTAACGCTTCTGTTGGTTGCCCTTTATCGTTGTAATAATGTCCAATCAACCTGCCTGAAAGATTATTAGTAAAATGGGTTAAAAATAGAACATACTAGCTGCTTCTCTCTGTTTAGTGATTCTGTACCTCCTGACCAAGCCTGCCACGTACCTACTTTGCCGATcgcagtgacctagtttttacttaaaattcattttaaacataccGACCCTATTAAATGAAGAAAATCTACGATTTTTACCAGTTTCAGAAGGACTTCAGGGTTAATCTATTTATGCATTAAACAACTTTCCTCCATACACATTTTTTTGTAGAGAAACACTTTTTTGTTAGAAAGAAAAAGTGAGTAGTGCGATTGGTTTAATTGGTCAACCATACGGAGGAAACAGGCTTTTTCTTCCCTAAAATATGCTCTACATTTCCTTAGCAACATAGACGTTTACAAACAAACAGGTATGTAGTAAAGTCTCGAAATTTGGTTTTGCCTTTTTCTATGTTCAGAGAATGTATTTTGAATTGCTAATTAAATTTAACTGATTGGTCACTTTATGGTAGTAATTAAGAACTAGGGAAAAAGTGATGAATTTTGTATGATTATATGACTTTCTGTTGTAGATGCTAGAAGTGTGAACTGTGTGTATGAAATCAAGACATCTTTTTAAGTAAGTTTTGAAAGAGGTAGTTTTCATCTATTGTCATGACTACCAGTATTGAAGTCTTTGGGTTCTTAAAATGGTATAAGATCATATGGTTTAcatttgctctgaataataataaGGACATTAGAATGCCTTTATATTGATAGCAAGACTGTTTAAAACTTGTTAATTCATACATTTCCATTATGAACCCAAGTATTTAGCCTCCTTTTATCTACATTAAACTGAATACGTTTTTATTTGTTATGTCAGAATTGTAGGGGGGGGAAatagaattttgataaaaattcctTGTTTTCATTAATATCTTAACTCATTTCAAATTTCTTAGGAAGAATGATAGTTCTATACTTCATTACTGGAAATGAGGTATGTGAaatcttaaatgaaatgaaaCCACAAGTAGTTttatatatacaagtaaaaaATCTACTGAAATTTACCGCTATATATACCTTTTTCATTAAAAGATGTGGAAACAATTCCTTCTCTATACATACCTATATGTTTGTACTGTCTCTTGTAGAATTCATTCCATTCTTCTAATCCTAGGTAATCTGCATGAGATAATCCTTCTGTGTCTTCTATAAGACCTTTCTCAGTAAAGTCTCCTGAAACATATGCCCTAGTTCCATCCTTCCCTAAAACAATTCATAAATGCTTTTAAGAATTGATATTACAAGAGAAACAATAGAGTTTCAAATAACAGAGACTAAGTATTTAAGCAActaataaaaattcaaataaaatatggaaaggaaaattaaacattatgacaaattcaattttcagaaatgtgaaagagcACAAAACTGCAATTTTTCACAGCAGCAGTGCATgtaagttttgaaattattttgactcAAAGCTGACTCAAAGTACATGAATACTAAGGTATTTCAGCTATACTTGGCTTTTTCCAAAACATTGCCAACTATATATCTGCTGGAccaattttacattctgatatttcaccctgtctacctaaaggggatatcgaccaggccaaatatataacaatattcaacTGAAATACTCTGAAGTACAATTATTTGAACTAGTAAATCAGCCAAAATACAATAAATCATTTAGCTATAAAATGCATGGAACAACTTGCAGTTATACCATCTAAGTAGATTCTACTCTTTATTGTATATTGTACATTAACGTCTATTACTCATGCAAACAGAATATATGGGATGTGTTTATATCCATACCTGTTCCATGACAAAAAGACTCATAGGACACAGTGAACTGAACCATCGCCTACTTGTAAGATCTATATTAACTGTAAAATTCAGCAGTTTTTAATATCGAAAGTATTACCTGTGAAGAAATGATATCCTCCACCTTCTCCATAATGTTTCTTGCCCTTAGTTACATCGAATACATCGCCCAGTATTGCCAAGTATACCCCTGACTCCTCTTTGCCGGTAAATTTGGACAGTTCGTCTTTTGTGAAAAGTCGGATATTAGACGATGTTGCAGAGGAAGTAAAAGATAACGAGGCGAGTATGAAGTCAATTAATGGTTCACATAAGTCAGTAGTCAATAAAAGTGCAATGACAACCACTAAAACTGCTGTAAACAACAAAATCTTTGTGATCATATTTTACTTCCGGGTTTTACAGTAAAGGTAGTAGTGAACAGTTTCTCAATCATTCATCTATTTCCTCGgttactttttaatttgttaCCGTAATTTTGTTTGCTTGCAGAATGCCTTACTTTGTAAAGATGTATATTCATTGAAATTTTGTCTCAAATAGTTCCTGTTGATATAGAATATACAAGTATTGAATCTTTACGGGAAAGCGAAGCGTGTCGTTCCTTTCTCAAAGAGCGATTTAGAGGCCCGTCTAGGATTTTTAGCAGTGGATGTACACATAATTAATTGGCATGTTGATtttaatttaaccaaaaaattctctGCCAGTAACAGTACTCATCTGAAAATGTATTAgagaataaatttattttaatttatcttagtagaaattttaatatgtttattaaaCAGACCCATTCGTGAAATTGACGACCATCTAGATCTACATGAACTTGAAAATGTGGGCAAATATTTGGGTCATGGAATTCAATGacaagaaatgttatattttatgtgttCGTCAAAGTCAATTGAATTAGATAAAACCACTTTATAACAAGCTCTTTGTAAAAATGGGTCTTTTGAAGTGggatatatacacatatacagcTCTACGTACAGAAGATTGATGCGTGACTGGACTCATCAGAACAGAAGATATCAGGCAACTTGAAGtagtatttgttttcaaatcacCAGAGGTATGAGGTCGGCAGATAAGGGTTACATAACACCTGTGCTAAACAAAAGACAATACGTCCCATATTCATTAGTGGTATTATTGATTTCAATATTATTCCAAAGTTCTGCTACAACCGTACAAACTGTAATAAGTAAATATGATTGAGGCAGTGCACGCATTAAATGAGCTAGAAGACTACGTAGCATGTGTCGTACTGAGGGCAAATCATCTCACGTTAATTCTTATATGAACCAGTGATTTTATAATAAAGTTTAcgataaaatataataaattaatcaAGCATGTCGTTTTTCATTCCATTACTataagttttttgttgttttttttattaaaacttataGTAATGGAATGAAAAACGACATGCCTAATACATAACTGGCCTAAGGGAAATAATCAAAGACAGTCATCCTCACGACCGCCGGCATCCCTCCTTTCGTATCGGTATCCAGTATGATATATATGCCCTGTTCTAGTACCTAAGGCATATGATGAATACAATGCTTCTTTGCATTCGCCTTCGATGTATTGACCACACTaagtatattacatttgaaatGATGTAATATTCATATACAATGTATCTTGGAAATTGTTTTAGGTTCTTTGGTTATTTCACTCATTCATTATGCGCTAAATGTGAACagtcaaatacattttcaaagcttGAATAGTAAATTAAAAGGAGTCTATTTTTCATTATCATATGCACGTACTTGCTTGATTATGCATTGCATTTGACTTCACTATACTGTAGTAACCGCAATatatattgttgaaatatatcacatttgaaataattgaatatCTATGTATCATGGATATAGTTATTTCAGTTCGTAGTGTTCTTTTCCATACAAAAGTGACCCACATCCAACCATTATAAAATTGTTGCCGTGTAATAAGGCTCGGGCCAGAACTAACGAAGAGGGTACAAAGACTGTAACATGCGCAGAGACAGTGGATAGCTTTAAGCAGTTCTCAAGCATCGTGATTAAACGACCGGCAACTCGGCCCGACGCCCGTTATTCAAGAATTAATTGGTCCTGTGACTTACATATACAGATAAAGATAAATACAGATACAAAGGCCTATATAAGGTGTCATGGGATTAGCACAATAGAAGGTCAAACACTTTATAAAGTATGGTTCAAATACAACAGGGTCAACAATTCATTACGGAACAAAACAGCTTGAAACATATAAGTTAGATTTAAACATAGTGAGAGAGAGCGACGCAGCACACCGACACATGCATGAGACAATATGTAAGTTCAAGTACGAAAACAATTTTACAAGATGAAAACAAACGCTAAATAAACATGAACGTTATCATTTATTCAATTTATGGTATTTTACACCTACAATAGAATAGAAACTGATATCCAATAATAAACAGTGTAATATTAAACAATACCTTGGAAGATCATTCCTCCGGAAAAtttgttaacgtgacgtcattcatGCGTAAGCTGTTTTAACATGCATAttagaatatttgataaaaaaatacacatgtatgAATTTTATAATGAATTAATATAACCGGTTAAAGGGACGATTTGTTTTTCGCAAATATTAACTGATTTCTTTCGAATTTACCACTTACATCtatttttacaagattattttATACCGTAAGTTTCAAAtagtttgtatatatatttttgaattgctatttttagctcgtttgatatttgaaaaaaaagtcttgACTGGTCATAATTTTTGTTGaagtccaccttttctcaaaaactatgaCAATTATAGCTTTgcaactttgcacacttgtttataatTATCAGATGAGTAAATAcacaaagaacaataactctagcaTGCATCAGTAACGTATTAACCGCTACTTGATAGCTTAACTTTATTTATCTTGTGCATTGTTCTTGTTGTGAAGATGGATGGGAACGCTATGTGGTAACTCATGACGGGCCTCTATATTACCTCCCTTGATGCGAGTGCCACTACGatcaaatacaaaacaaatcCACGTCAAAATGTATCGAAAAGTAATTGTCGCCTTTGTAAAGCAATGACATATTGTATGACGATTAATTCCGTTAGCGGGATCTGTTTGGTTATAATTGTAAGTTGGTCGTTTCTCAGTAAATCATTTGAACACGGAACACGGAAGTGTGCTACATTTTGAATAGTCACATTTTCGGATAACTGTTTCGTATCTTAAGCTAGTccagataataggtaagggtagatgtCTCGGAAGCACAGATCAGAAGCGTCGCGACTGGGGTGGCagtcgccccccccccccccccaataattCGGCCAGTAACGGCAAGACGGTGTTGCAAATATATTGCAAATGTTCAGATTTTCTCATCAACTTTCTACGCTCATGCAAAACTGGAGAGAGGCCATAGGGCGTTACCTGGGACATGTGTAGTGTCAGTTAACACAATCGCCAagtgtcaaaaatcaataaaagaggttgtacaatgtgaaacaagtgtatgagaaagtactTAAACACAAATTTTCCCACAACCTGCGAGGGGACACCCCTCCCATACCCACCCCGTCTCACCCACAGTATCTCATGTCGCCCCAATTCCAGATGCCTCGCTACGCGCCTGCAGATATATACACAAGAAATCACTGACTTTCTTCAGGTACTGTGAAGCGCTCATGACATGACATATATCACGTATTTATTACACAATACAAGCACAAGAATGAATTtgctattcagaaatatttttcttttcaccaTTAAATCATAATTTTGCTTGTAGTCATGTCTGAAAGATTAAAGTACCTTGATTACACTGATTGTGACTGTGGACAGAaagtcaggggaggtaactagtcATGCAATGGGACTAATCTTAAGGTAGCGGGAGCCTAATGGAATCGGCAGTAATCGGGCGATGTCGTTATTTTTCGTGGCGTGATCGGAACCTTTCGTCTATGGACGGCATGACTcggaatataaatataatttcgaAATTAAACGTTGTTTTTGCAAAAGGCGtataaaattcattatttatatcGGTAAAAAGCTGTCAAATAAtgcttaaacataaaaaaattccatttttggaaaatatttcatgGATCGATAGCGGGATTTCCCATCGAATGACTTCATACATGGAATTCCTTATGAAAGTGAAAACATGAAATATCGAGACGAGCGAGGAAGATACCGCAAATTTGGTGAGAAAAAGAGGAGAAATGAAGTATCCAAGCGAATAATTAATGAGCATAATTACACAAATACTGGGTTATGTAACGGTAGTGACTGCACAGCTACAAATTGCAGCAACTTTCACTTTGAACTTGGCGCTAGTGTTAGCCGTGATGGCTGGAGGGAAGGCAGACGTTTGATTGAACTTGACATTTTGTTGAACAATTTAAAGTACTGTCGCTCTTGTAAGTTAGGACCTGTGCCGTTGACAGCTTATAACGTGGTTGGTGAGTTGCAAAAGGGGCTTGGTGGATATTTATATGTGGTTTGCCAGAATCCTGACTGCAACTTCGTCAACAGAGTGGCATATGGCAAAGTACACCGGATGAAAACAAATGGAATGCCATGTTTTGATGTCAATACTAAACTTGGTACAGGTATGTTTTAGATAATAAATAATCAATAGCATTAACATGTTTAAAGCACTTGCCCATAATACTCGTGAGAGGTGTAAGGCAGTATAAAGAGATAGATAAATGTTTTGGTTCTACCACTCACACCCAGGACCCCATTTCATCCCGACACTTGCTATGCCCTACGATAGAAgctaatatattttgtatgcacACTGTAAATTCCTTGCGACAGATGAAGTGCACGCAGCCTGGctgttttaaataataaacttaaagAGGTCATTCGTTCTTTTGAAACATTTCGAATAGCTGGGAGCAGTATGTCTTGTTTCATTGGTGAAAAATGTTTAGCCATCCTGGACTGTAGCATAAAACCCTTGCTAACAAGACCAGTGCTGAACCAGTACGCTTTGCACGTGCATACATTATCACCGAATGAGACTGTTGTTACCGCAACATAATGTGGCTTGTGTTTTTCGATTCCAGTATGTCTTTTATAAATGTCATTAAACCTATACTATAGGCCAACCACCAAAATCAGCTACACCTTTTGGGCCGCTGTTATGCAACAGAAGCATGATGAATGATGATACATGCTGTTTTGATGTTTAGTATAAGCTTCAACTGATATGTAACTAAAACAAGAGGTCAGACATGTCAGgagtatttgagccgtgccatgagaaaagcaacatagtgggtttgcgaccagcatgaatccagaccagccagcgtaTCCgccaatctggtcaggatccatgctggtcgctaatggtttctctaattatgacaatagtctttgaaagcgaacagcatggatcctgaccagactgcacggatgcgcaggctgttctggatccatgctagtcgcaaacccactatgttggttttctcatggcacggctcatttcttgaTTGCTACATGTAGGGCAATGTAACCTCAACattgcatttataaatataaaaatcatacatAATTGGTAGTGACTAGGAGTCCTGTCAAAAAAGGTACTAGTATATAGTCCAGTTTAAAGCTAATAAAAGTCTTGTTATTGAGATATGATATTACTTAATGTTACCTGTGTGTATGATAATTGCTAGTGTGACCTTAATTCAAGCTTATCTTCACTGTGTTGATAAAATTTACTACTTCAATAAGTCAAGTATTGTTTGTAATTAAAGTACAATAACTAGACACATAGGCAATAACAGTGCATGTCCTTATTCATTTTGATTGCTGTTTTATGCCTGCAGTCATGTTCTAGTTTTGTGGaataaatttgcaatattttttattgtttattttcagcTATGATTGACAGTTTGGGCGGCCCAGTCCGTGTCAACAATTTATTATCCACTCTAAATGTCAAGCCTATATGTAACAGGAATCTGAAGAAAATGGAGGAACGTGCAGGCGAGGCCATAGAGGCACATTCTGTGCATTCTACAAACCAAGCTGCTCTCCAAGCATTTGAGAAAGAAATTGAGTAAGTGCAGATTATCATATAAATATGAAATGCCAATGAATGTGATACAGTGAATGAAATGTCAACCTGAGATT
The genomic region above belongs to Mercenaria mercenaria strain notata chromosome 12, MADL_Memer_1, whole genome shotgun sequence and contains:
- the LOC123534218 gene encoding neuferricin-like isoform X1, with amino-acid sequence MITKILLFTAVLVVVIALLLTTDLCEPLIDFILASLSFTSSATSSNIRLFTKDELSKFTGKEESGVYLAILGDVFDVTKGKKHYGEGGGYHFFTGKDGTRAYVSGDFTEKGLIEDTEGLSHADYLGLEEWNEFYKRQYKHIGRLIGHYYNDKGQPTEALKQFNLKLQEAKRAKLSDEDDKKRFPTCNFEYKQGWGRRTWCSTMSGGVKRDWAGLPRRYFQPGKTEPRCACVKNTGPPSGSDSSADHNNKGDLDNPLMKTYDGCDENSFECFFKE
- the LOC123534218 gene encoding neuferricin-like isoform X2, with the translated sequence MITKILLFTAVLVVVIALLLTTDLCEPLIDFILASLSFTSSATSSNIRLFTKDELSKFTGKEESGVYLAILGDVFDVTKGKKHYGEGGGYHFFTGKDGTRAYVSGDFTEKGLIEDTEGLSHADYLGLEEWNEFYKRQYKHIGMLIGHYYNDKGQPTEALKQFNLKLQEAKRAKLSDEDDKKRFPTCNFEYKQGWGRRTWCSTMSGGVKRDWAGLPRRYFQPGKTEPRCACVKNTGPPSGSDSSADHNNKGDLDNPLMKTYDGCDENSFECFFKE